In Paenibacillus hexagrammi, the following are encoded in one genomic region:
- a CDS encoding family 43 glycosylhydrolase, which translates to MAEDGVGKRQPTKRDCFPESALYLPDDHVAANKKIDLAAEIQKADYAIQQFAGNASESALQQLNDANSQAKQVMDTIDSSEADGKDKIELLIETTNNLSVARAAFMKDMGVTSSSAFHTFSNPLYQGQDPFVTYKDGFYYFVSSSNLDSNNKVYVSKSRTLTDQGEKIMVFDSQGTQTRIFAPEIFFFDGKWYIYYCADLQEFGYKHMANVLESVTDDPQGAYVNKGALFTGENGVYKQANDFTVFDYQGQLYAVWGTLGSGEPAGPAIAPMDNPYTITANRSFLPGGGGEGPRVLQKDGKVFITVSEGDYQSNGYRLSYFMNTDGNILNPSSWTRKNDVFVATGDVSGPARAGFVKSVDGTEDWMIYHSRVYKDVGRNWWRQVNIKKFGWNEDGTPNFGQPVSPSEWQPLPSGDLGQGDMYQAENAILYGGITKDNSHTNYQGTGYVNLPNQPGAEASFVVNANEAGDYIVGARYAYGVQVDGESTNNPSNQLPARAKLHVFVNGNQVTTIAPDKTAISWNEWFTASVRLPLQAGKNVISYRVDKGDIGNVNLDYMTMYKADVPNGAPLTELTGSLTGETQVPVGSNYEVIYGLKHVSQDVSDAIYAQDLVFTFDSNKIQFVSVESLIDGLQIVDTKTDVPGQVRVLVASLGGEHAVSTDGEQLKLHWKTLQETNQAAVTLANAQFANAAGEESTTQPVTLSFAITGIPSTPGDLNSDGKVSIGDLAIAAANYGKTTASPDWDTAQQYDLNDDGKIDIADLAVIARTIIQ; encoded by the coding sequence ATGGCTGAAGATGGAGTGGGAAAGCGCCAGCCAACCAAGAGAGATTGTTTTCCTGAGTCTGCGCTTTATTTGCCGGATGACCATGTAGCTGCGAACAAAAAAATCGATCTGGCTGCAGAAATTCAAAAGGCCGATTATGCAATTCAGCAGTTTGCAGGCAATGCATCTGAAAGCGCTTTACAGCAGTTGAACGACGCAAACAGTCAGGCAAAGCAAGTTATGGATACCATTGATTCCAGTGAAGCAGACGGCAAAGACAAAATCGAGTTATTAATCGAAACGACGAACAACTTGTCTGTTGCGCGAGCTGCTTTTATGAAGGACATGGGAGTAACCAGCTCATCGGCATTCCATACATTCAGCAACCCGCTATATCAAGGCCAAGATCCTTTCGTTACATACAAAGACGGCTTCTATTATTTCGTGTCCTCCAGCAATTTGGATTCAAATAATAAGGTGTATGTGTCCAAATCACGCACATTGACTGACCAGGGCGAGAAGATTATGGTATTTGACTCTCAAGGGACGCAAACTCGTATTTTTGCGCCGGAGATCTTCTTCTTTGACGGGAAATGGTACATCTATTACTGCGCGGATCTGCAGGAATTCGGCTATAAACATATGGCAAATGTGCTGGAGTCCGTGACAGACGATCCTCAAGGCGCTTATGTTAACAAAGGTGCATTATTCACTGGGGAGAACGGCGTGTATAAACAGGCTAACGATTTTACCGTTTTTGATTATCAAGGTCAGTTGTATGCGGTATGGGGGACGCTGGGCTCCGGCGAACCGGCAGGGCCGGCTATTGCGCCAATGGATAACCCTTATACGATTACAGCAAATCGCTCCTTCTTACCAGGCGGCGGCGGGGAAGGTCCTCGCGTTCTGCAAAAAGACGGCAAAGTGTTTATTACCGTGTCAGAAGGCGATTATCAGTCCAACGGCTACCGTTTGTCGTATTTCATGAATACGGACGGCAATATCTTGAATCCTTCTTCCTGGACTCGTAAAAATGATGTTTTCGTAGCAACTGGTGATGTGTCCGGTCCTGCACGAGCCGGTTTTGTCAAATCAGTTGATGGTACAGAAGATTGGATGATTTATCATTCACGTGTGTATAAAGATGTGGGACGTAACTGGTGGCGGCAAGTAAATATTAAGAAATTCGGTTGGAACGAAGATGGTACGCCTAATTTTGGTCAGCCGGTTTCTCCTTCTGAGTGGCAGCCACTACCTTCAGGTGACTTAGGTCAAGGTGATATGTACCAAGCGGAGAATGCCATTTTATACGGCGGCATTACCAAAGATAACAGCCATACCAACTATCAAGGCACTGGATATGTGAACTTGCCGAATCAGCCGGGCGCTGAAGCGAGCTTTGTCGTGAATGCCAATGAAGCCGGCGATTATATTGTTGGCGCTAGATATGCATATGGCGTTCAAGTCGATGGAGAATCTACGAATAATCCGTCAAACCAACTGCCGGCAAGAGCAAAGCTCCATGTGTTTGTCAACGGTAATCAGGTGACGACAATTGCGCCGGACAAAACGGCTATCAGCTGGAATGAATGGTTTACAGCTTCTGTAAGACTGCCTTTACAAGCAGGTAAGAATGTGATCAGCTACCGAGTCGATAAGGGCGACATTGGCAATGTGAATCTCGATTATATGACGATGTATAAAGCGGATGTGCCTAACGGTGCGCCTCTCACGGAGCTGACCGGGTCTCTAACCGGTGAAACGCAGGTTCCTGTGGGAAGCAATTATGAAGTAATCTATGGTCTGAAGCATGTTTCCCAAGATGTTAGTGACGCCATTTATGCACAAGATCTGGTGTTTACTTTTGACTCTAATAAGATACAATTTGTATCAGTAGAATCCCTGATAGACGGCCTTCAAATTGTTGATACAAAAACGGATGTGCCGGGGCAGGTTCGTGTGCTAGTAGCAAGTCTAGGCGGCGAGCATGCTGTTTCGACGGATGGAGAGCAGCTTAAGCTGCATTGGAAAACGTTGCAAGAGACCAACCAAGCGGCTGTTACACTTGCAAATGCGCAATTTGCTAATGCTGCGGGTGAAGAGAGCACGACTCAGCCCGTGACCTTGAGCTTTGCGATTACAGGCATACCAAGTACACCGGGAGATCTGAATTCAGACGGCAAAGTCTCCATTGGAGATTTGGCGATTGCTGCAGCCAACTACGGTAAGACGACAGCAAGTCCGGATTGGGATACAGCTCAACAATACGATCTGAACGATGACGGCAAGATCGACATCGCAGATCTAGCTGTGATTGCAAGAACTATCATTCAATAA
- a CDS encoding methyl-accepting chemotaxis protein: MTIVALLVIALFIARALRPLRYLGEATERIAEGDLLQAKAILLKHPVHSMDEIGSAYASTKRMSEKLTELVGAISSNVKGTADQLAASLEVMSVESQQLVNMNQVVNDTAQKVDEGAQTQQYSASESARSMLEITQSIGRVSEAALHVSDASQTALQSAESGKNTIQLMKQQIGTIAAAAQDTQSLVQALGGYSQQIGEVLRVVVDIANQTKLLALNASIEAARAGEHGSGFAVVASEVRKLAEHSSSSTSQISALLTNIQHISVQINETMSTGASEVQAGIELSKEVDESFHRVVDLFRFVTTQIQEISASAEQISAGSQEVAASVGEISDIASVSSAGTHEINQLAHKQLHAAQQISASVQQLSGMTREMKAAIEKITV, translated from the coding sequence TTGACGATAGTTGCGCTACTGGTGATCGCCCTATTTATAGCACGTGCACTTCGTCCGCTTCGTTACCTGGGGGAGGCTACGGAACGGATCGCCGAAGGTGATCTTCTGCAGGCAAAAGCGATATTATTGAAGCACCCGGTTCACTCTATGGATGAAATCGGATCCGCTTACGCGAGTACGAAGCGAATGTCTGAAAAGCTGACCGAGCTAGTGGGAGCGATCTCATCGAATGTGAAAGGAACGGCCGATCAATTGGCAGCTTCGCTTGAAGTGATGTCCGTGGAATCTCAGCAGCTTGTGAATATGAATCAAGTCGTTAACGATACGGCGCAAAAAGTGGACGAGGGTGCTCAAACCCAGCAATACAGTGCTTCGGAGAGTGCGCGTTCCATGCTTGAAATTACGCAGTCTATCGGGCGCGTGTCGGAGGCTGCACTCCATGTCTCGGACGCTTCTCAGACAGCGCTTCAATCCGCAGAATCCGGAAAGAATACCATTCAACTCATGAAGCAGCAGATCGGTACAATCGCGGCAGCAGCGCAGGATACGCAAAGCCTAGTTCAAGCATTAGGCGGTTATTCACAGCAAATTGGTGAAGTGCTAAGGGTTGTTGTTGATATAGCGAATCAGACCAAGCTGCTTGCTCTTAACGCATCGATCGAAGCAGCTCGCGCCGGTGAGCATGGCAGCGGATTTGCTGTCGTCGCAAGTGAAGTGCGCAAGCTTGCGGAGCATTCTTCCTCTTCCACCTCACAAATCTCCGCGTTGCTGACCAATATTCAGCACATATCGGTGCAAATCAATGAAACGATGTCTACGGGAGCCTCAGAGGTTCAAGCGGGCATTGAGTTATCCAAGGAAGTGGATGAGTCCTTCCATCGGGTTGTGGACCTATTTCGATTTGTCACCACCCAGATACAGGAAATCTCTGCTTCCGCCGAGCAGATTTCAGCTGGGTCGCAGGAGGTGGCAGCATCAGTAGGGGAAATATCAGATATCGCCTCTGTCTCATCGGCAGGTACCCATGAAATTAACCAGCTGGCACACAAGCAGCTTCATGCTGCTCAGCAAATTTCTGCATCGGTGCAGCAGCTGAGCGGAATGACGCGGGAAATGAAAGCAGCAATTGAAAAGATTACCGTATAA
- a CDS encoding reverse transcriptase domain-containing protein — translation MKKNQGSGGIDGISIAMFEKNVNMNLKELQRLLQQGRYKPDPVRRHFIEKENGKLRPLGIPTIRDRVCQQAVRQIIEPIFEQDFYYYSFGFRAGYSAHQAINTIRRAKRGGYEYVVDLDIMSFFDEIPHELLMEKVHERITDGKVLTLIRGWLTAGFMEDDQFHETEIGSPQGGNFVAIACEFVLESFRLGNEGERFCCGKIRRRCSYPLQDKGTGRRSIPSSKDYSGRRTAAENAS, via the coding sequence GTGAAGAAGAATCAAGGAAGCGGCGGAATCGATGGCATAAGCATTGCCATGTTCGAGAAGAACGTGAACATGAACCTAAAAGAACTTCAAAGGTTATTGCAACAAGGGCGGTACAAGCCCGATCCGGTGCGACGACACTTCATTGAGAAAGAGAATGGGAAATTAAGACCGTTAGGTATTCCCACAATCCGAGATCGAGTATGTCAGCAAGCGGTTCGCCAAATCATCGAGCCGATTTTTGAGCAAGACTTCTACTATTACAGCTTTGGTTTCCGTGCAGGGTACTCGGCGCACCAAGCAATAAATACGATTCGACGTGCGAAACGCGGCGGATACGAATATGTGGTTGACCTTGACATTATGTCTTTCTTCGATGAAATTCCACACGAATTACTGATGGAGAAAGTACATGAGAGAATCACCGACGGAAAAGTACTGACGCTCATTCGCGGATGGCTAACGGCGGGATTCATGGAAGATGATCAGTTCCATGAAACGGAAATCGGGTCCCCGCAGGGCGGAAATTTCGTCGCCATTGCTTGCGAATTTGTACTTGAATCATTTCGACTGGGGAATGAAGGAGAAAGGTTTTGCTGTGGTAAGATACGCAGACGATGCAGTTATCCTTTGCAAGACAAAGGAACTGGCAGAAGAAGCATACCTAGTAGCAAAGACTATTCTGGAAGAAGAACTGCGGCTGAGAATGCATCCTGA
- a CDS encoding reverse transcriptase domain-containing protein, which translates to MVRYADDAVILCKTKELAEEAYLVAKTILEEELRLRMHPEKTKVVHFDEGFRFLGFDFWKDYLIVPDTKVEKYKDKVRNITHRQQGNNLQEMIKKLNEVARGFVKLFRHRECKQEVSMFGQMDAYEGASFHTQKEIYGF; encoded by the coding sequence GTGGTAAGATACGCAGACGATGCAGTTATCCTTTGCAAGACAAAGGAACTGGCAGAAGAAGCATACCTAGTAGCAAAGACTATTCTGGAAGAAGAACTGCGGCTGAGAATGCATCCTGAGAAAACGAAGGTTGTGCATTTCGATGAAGGATTTCGTTTTCTAGGATTCGATTTTTGGAAGGATTATCTCATTGTACCTGACACGAAAGTGGAGAAATACAAAGATAAAGTCCGTAATATCACCCACAGACAACAAGGAAATAACCTACAAGAAATGATTAAGAAACTAAATGAGGTCGCACGAGGTTTTGTGAAACTATTTCGGCATAGGGAATGTAAACAAGAAGTTTCAATGTTTGGACAAATGGACGCGTATGAGGGTGCGAGCTTTCATACGCAAAAAGAAATCTACGGTTTCTAA
- a CDS encoding DUF1992 domain-containing protein, with translation MSENQEQEQEHDRNKKHQRVAHSMDELDLIELQKESWADDAYQEFVRNGGLNRLPGMGKPLSVPTGDPLETVLRQANVQPPWVMLRSEIGTSMKKAMTLLRKSPNDSELVLILSDINKLIIELNGLAPSHTLHRVLVSKDNLAEQYERWYRR, from the coding sequence ATGAGCGAAAACCAAGAGCAAGAACAGGAACATGATAGGAATAAGAAACATCAAAGGGTTGCCCATTCAATGGATGAACTGGATTTGATCGAGCTTCAAAAGGAGAGTTGGGCGGACGACGCCTATCAGGAGTTTGTCCGAAACGGCGGACTTAACCGGTTGCCGGGAATGGGTAAACCATTATCGGTGCCGACGGGTGATCCTTTAGAGACCGTGCTTCGTCAGGCTAACGTACAGCCTCCTTGGGTCATGCTGAGAAGCGAGATCGGAACCTCCATGAAGAAAGCGATGACGCTGCTTCGAAAATCGCCGAACGACTCCGAACTCGTTTTGATCCTATCCGACATTAATAAGTTAATTATTGAACTCAATGGACTTGCTCCGAGTCATACACTGCATCGTGTTTTGGTCAGTAAGGATAATCTCGCGGAGCAGTATGAGCGTTGGTATAGGAGATAG
- a CDS encoding PA14 domain-containing protein, which translates to MRRLFGIVIALILISGMLMTPTGASAADPTIEGHGLWGEFYKCEKNPDNREDINVFKFDDFRGERTIANLNGDSFAGIFTQFSGTADYNTARFTGTIVPKYTEDYTFHMVGDDGFRLWINGALVIDFWQQKWEVPQVSAPISLEAGKHYDIKVEYLQGWGGTWLKMEWESASQPREIVFLSLRFICRMTM; encoded by the coding sequence TTGAGGAGATTATTTGGAATCGTGATCGCCTTGATTCTCATATCAGGGATGCTGATGACACCAACCGGCGCAAGTGCTGCAGACCCGACCATAGAAGGACACGGATTGTGGGGAGAGTTCTATAAGTGTGAAAAAAATCCCGACAACCGCGAGGATATCAACGTGTTTAAGTTTGATGACTTCCGGGGAGAGCGCACCATTGCTAATCTCAATGGCGATTCATTTGCCGGTATTTTTACACAATTTTCAGGCACAGCCGATTACAATACAGCCAGATTTACAGGAACGATTGTACCCAAATATACTGAAGATTATACGTTTCATATGGTGGGAGACGATGGTTTTCGATTATGGATTAACGGCGCTTTGGTTATCGATTTCTGGCAGCAGAAATGGGAAGTTCCTCAGGTTAGCGCACCGATCTCGCTGGAAGCAGGAAAGCATTACGATATCAAAGTTGAATACCTGCAAGGTTGGGGCGGCACATGGCTGAAGATGGAGTGGGAAAGCGCCAGCCAACCAAGAGAGATTGTTTTCCTGAGTCTGCGCTTTATTTGCCGGATGACCATGTAG
- a CDS encoding tyrosine-type recombinase/integrase, with the protein MSRVDAFFTYLKANGKSQNTIKGYVLDINQYFKWFEESFGQECAVLYRQNVLDYVSYLKNIKLNNAKTINHKLSSLRSYNDFLISSGIQNDAVIQKTDMIKVQTEYASPTQVTELEVKQFIQKVLESKNKRNYAIVTLLAYTGMRISEALSIWLSDFNLQTGECIIRNGKGEKQRTVLMNTKIINALRDYLKDRNRYSVAENSKFLFVSKKNDNLNRTVVNRIFQQYSPKITPHQLRHFFCTNAIEKGLSIHEVANQAGHSNINTTLLYTNPDKAKLKRKMELL; encoded by the coding sequence ATGAGCAGGGTCGATGCGTTTTTTACCTACCTCAAAGCGAACGGTAAAAGCCAAAACACGATCAAAGGATATGTCCTGGATATAAATCAATATTTCAAATGGTTTGAAGAATCATTCGGTCAAGAATGTGCGGTGCTGTATCGACAAAACGTGCTTGATTACGTGAGCTACTTAAAGAACATCAAGCTGAATAACGCCAAGACTATCAATCACAAGCTCAGCAGCTTGCGAAGCTATAATGACTTTCTGATCTCCTCGGGCATCCAGAACGACGCGGTGATCCAGAAAACGGACATGATCAAAGTACAGACAGAATATGCTTCCCCCACGCAAGTTACGGAGTTGGAAGTAAAACAGTTTATACAAAAAGTGCTTGAGAGCAAAAACAAGCGAAATTATGCGATTGTCACGCTCCTCGCCTATACGGGAATGCGTATTTCCGAAGCCCTATCTATCTGGCTAAGTGACTTTAATTTGCAAACCGGCGAGTGCATCATCCGGAACGGAAAGGGCGAAAAGCAAAGAACCGTTCTTATGAACACCAAAATTATCAATGCCCTACGCGACTACTTAAAGGATCGCAACCGGTACAGCGTGGCGGAAAATTCTAAGTTCTTATTCGTCAGCAAGAAAAACGATAATCTGAACCGAACGGTAGTCAATCGCATCTTTCAGCAGTACAGCCCTAAGATTACGCCGCATCAGCTCCGACATTTCTTTTGTACCAATGCAATTGAAAAAGGGTTAAGCATTCATGAGGTCGCAAATCAAGCTGGTCACTCCAATATCAACACGACTCTGCTCTACACGAATCCGGATAAAGCCAAGCTGAAACGCAAAATGGAACTTTTATAA